A region of the Nitrospirota bacterium genome:
ATACGGGTTATAACCTATGCGCTTTAAGGTCAATTGGCGAAAACGCCGGGACCTCTGAATTTGAGCCGCATCTGCGCCGTGGTCTTGAATATTATCGTAAGCACTTTTTCAGGGAAGATAGTGCACCTAAGTATTTTCACAACCGTACATATCCCATTGACATTCATTCTGCAGCACAAAGTATCATCACTTTATTGATCCTTAAAGACCTGGCTGAGGATAGCATTGAGGCAGCCCTTTCAATCTTCGAGTGGACAATGAAAAACATGAGGGATGAGCAGGGATACTTCTATT
Encoded here:
- a CDS encoding delta-aminolevulinic acid dehydratase, coding for TGYNLCALRSIGENAGTSEFEPHLRRGLEYYRKHFFREDSAPKYFHNRTYPIDIHSAAQSIITLLILKDLAEDSIEAALSIFEWTMKNMRDEQGYFYYQVLPYLKNKIPYMRWSQAWMLLALATLLEKVKQVKQAEVLRSEVIQQD